A single genomic interval of Croceibacter atlanticus HTCC2559 harbors:
- the mtaB gene encoding tRNA (N(6)-L-threonylcarbamoyladenosine(37)-C(2))-methylthiotransferase MtaB: protein MNNAQTHTKNVAFYTLGCKLNFSETSTIARSFEHEGFNRVEFHEHADIYVINTCSVTENADKRFKDIVKKAQKINEDAFVIAIGCYAQLKPEELADVHGVDLVLGATEKFNITNYLNDLTKNDLGEVHSCEIEDADFYVGSYSIGDRTRAFLKVQDGCDYKCTYCTIPLARGISRSDTMENVLQNAKEIAEQDIKEIVLTGVNIGDYGKGEFGNKRHEHTFLELVENLDKVEGIERLRISSIEPNLLKNETIDFVSNSDKFVPHFHIPLQSGSNALLKLMRRRYNRELYVDRVARIKSVMPNACIGVDVIVGFPGETEELFLETYNFLNDLDISYLHVFTYSERDNTLAAEMDGVVPIKVRKKRSKMLRGLSAKKRRAFYETQINNSLTVLFEGENKEGYIHGFTENYVKIKAPWNPNLVNTLQDVTLTEIDEDGLVKVAIAGEDLSTTKESSIASVL from the coding sequence TTGAACAACGCACAAACACATACCAAAAACGTTGCATTCTATACGTTAGGTTGCAAGCTCAATTTTTCTGAGACTAGCACTATTGCACGCTCTTTTGAACACGAAGGCTTTAACCGTGTAGAGTTTCATGAGCACGCAGACATATATGTTATTAATACGTGTAGTGTAACAGAAAATGCAGATAAACGCTTTAAGGATATTGTAAAAAAGGCACAGAAGATAAATGAAGATGCCTTCGTGATTGCAATTGGTTGTTATGCGCAGTTAAAGCCTGAAGAACTAGCAGATGTTCATGGTGTAGATCTTGTACTCGGTGCCACAGAAAAGTTTAATATAACCAATTACCTAAACGATCTTACTAAAAATGATCTTGGTGAGGTACATTCTTGTGAAATAGAGGATGCCGATTTTTATGTAGGATCCTACTCAATAGGAGACAGGACCAGAGCATTCTTAAAAGTTCAAGATGGTTGTGATTATAAATGTACGTACTGTACAATTCCTTTAGCTCGTGGTATCTCTCGAAGTGATACTATGGAAAATGTATTACAGAATGCGAAAGAAATAGCCGAACAGGATATTAAGGAAATTGTTTTAACAGGTGTTAATATAGGTGACTATGGAAAAGGTGAGTTTGGAAACAAACGTCACGAACACACATTTTTAGAATTAGTTGAAAATTTAGATAAGGTTGAAGGTATAGAGCGTTTGCGTATTTCTTCAATTGAACCTAACCTGCTTAAAAATGAAACTATAGATTTTGTTTCGAATAGTGATAAGTTTGTGCCGCATTTTCATATTCCACTACAAAGCGGAAGCAATGCGCTTTTAAAACTTATGCGTAGGCGATATAATAGAGAGTTGTATGTAGATAGGGTAGCGCGTATTAAAAGTGTTATGCCTAATGCTTGTATAGGAGTAGATGTTATAGTTGGTTTTCCAGGAGAAACAGAAGAATTGTTTTTAGAGACTTATAATTTTTTAAATGATTTAGACATCTCATACCTACACGTTTTTACGTATTCTGAGCGTGATAACACACTTGCTGCAGAAATGGATGGTGTTGTACCTATAAAAGTTAGAAAGAAACGTAGCAAGATGTTAAGAGGCTTATCTGCTAAGAAAAGACGAGCATTTTATGAAACTCAAATAAACAACTCTTTAACTGTACTGTTTGAAGGAGAAAATAAAGAAGGATATATACACGGTTTTACTGAAAACTATGTAAAGATTAAAGCACCTTGGAATCCTAATTTGGTTAATACGTTACAAGATGTAACCCTAACTGAAATAGATGAAGATGGTTTGGTTAAAGTAGCTATTGCTGGAGAAGACTTAAGTACAACTAAAGAATCTTCAATTGCTTCTGTTTTATAG
- a CDS encoding M4 family metallopeptidase, producing MKLNYALTFVLALGTLVANAQDKNKLRDNVAHQTMMTVSGHQSQQEAIANFAKSYELDENSTFQEYRTTTDKLGNTHSRYQQYFNGIKVQFGVMIVHNKQGSVSLINGELYNPKTINTVPSLSKEVGLQRAIEHTNANAYLWEDASQAALMGYSKPVGELVIFPDVNKGIVHLAYMYDVYSTSPISRNEVYVDAHSGDILFKNPIIKHADRLISNNEISAKAKELENTLNSALVEGTADTRYSGTRPIETTPEGSEFILLDTTRGDGIVTYNCEGFNAYQDLHFSDNDNAWTAAEYDNDEKDNGALDAHWGAEVTYDFWQDIFNRNSFDDEGAQIISYVHYDDADEPLFLDTGYDNAFWNGSVMTYGDGNTFDILTAADVCGHEIGHAVCTFTADLAYQNQSGGMNEGYSDIWGACVEHFGRTGSIDGAIDPNVWLIGEDLNSPPLRSMSDPNSRNDPDTYLGDNWVSTGDEGTCVPDATTNDYCGVHTNSGVLNHWFYILTEGAADTNNAPTPDTYDVAGIGMVKSAEIAYLAERDYLTPNATYFDARNATIAVASSIYCANSPEVISVTNAWYAVNVGEEFAEAADDVSLMSITNNTEVGCDAGTFSPQIVVSNGGTNMLGDVDISFSVNGAATTTVTETVNLGTCESTTLTLDIGSLTRGANVLNVDVTTTNDGRPENNTGTVLVVVNDAAEVDVVNTFDTVEESLISYNDGVISSLWERGVAQGTLLSDAVAGGSDVYGTNLDGNHPDGTIAYLVSQCYDLSSVENAILKFDMAFDLEENWDIMYMQYTTDGGSTWQTLGTASDANWYNNDRLPDGTDCFNCIGSQWTGEGEDAHSGGGLNATMHEYSYSLSAFDNDGSAETSMVFRFVFQSDAAVNEEGVIVDNFVVEADQIVLATTNNEFKGLSIYPNPTNTIVNISGQDLKDAKVSVIDLSGRVISNNASVFNGNVLQVNMEQLASGSYFLVIENENYRSVKQVIRK from the coding sequence ATGAAACTAAATTACGCCTTAACTTTTGTTTTAGCCTTAGGAACTCTGGTTGCTAACGCACAGGATAAAAACAAATTAAGGGATAATGTGGCTCATCAAACTATGATGACAGTTAGTGGCCACCAGTCCCAGCAAGAAGCCATAGCTAATTTTGCCAAATCTTATGAACTTGATGAAAACTCAACTTTTCAAGAGTACAGAACTACAACAGACAAGTTAGGAAATACTCATAGTAGATATCAGCAATATTTTAATGGTATTAAGGTACAGTTTGGTGTAATGATAGTTCACAACAAACAAGGTAGCGTCTCTTTAATAAATGGTGAATTATACAATCCAAAAACTATTAATACTGTACCGAGCCTCTCTAAAGAAGTAGGTTTACAACGTGCAATTGAGCATACTAATGCTAACGCTTACTTGTGGGAAGACGCTTCACAAGCGGCTCTTATGGGTTACTCAAAACCCGTAGGTGAGTTGGTAATATTTCCAGATGTAAACAAAGGTATTGTTCATTTAGCGTATATGTATGATGTATATTCTACTTCACCTATATCTCGTAATGAAGTTTATGTAGATGCACACTCTGGAGATATTTTATTTAAGAACCCAATTATAAAACACGCAGACCGTTTAATTTCTAATAATGAAATTTCAGCAAAGGCAAAAGAACTTGAGAATACGTTAAACTCTGCGCTTGTTGAAGGAACTGCAGATACTCGTTACAGTGGTACAAGGCCAATTGAAACAACTCCTGAAGGATCTGAATTTATACTGTTAGATACAACAAGAGGTGACGGAATTGTTACTTACAATTGCGAAGGTTTTAATGCATATCAAGATTTACATTTTTCTGATAATGATAACGCTTGGACAGCTGCAGAATATGATAACGATGAAAAAGATAATGGTGCATTAGATGCCCATTGGGGAGCAGAAGTAACCTATGATTTCTGGCAAGATATATTTAACAGAAATAGTTTTGATGATGAAGGAGCTCAAATTATAAGCTACGTACATTACGATGATGCAGACGAACCTTTGTTTTTAGATACAGGTTATGATAACGCCTTTTGGAATGGATCTGTAATGACATATGGAGACGGAAATACTTTTGATATTCTTACAGCGGCAGATGTATGCGGTCACGAAATAGGTCATGCTGTATGTACATTTACTGCAGATCTAGCTTATCAAAATCAATCTGGAGGTATGAATGAAGGGTACTCAGACATTTGGGGTGCTTGTGTAGAGCATTTCGGAAGAACAGGTTCTATAGATGGTGCTATTGATCCTAATGTGTGGTTAATAGGTGAAGACCTTAATTCACCACCATTACGCTCTATGAGTGATCCTAATTCAAGAAATGATCCAGATACTTATTTAGGAGATAACTGGGTATCTACTGGAGATGAAGGTACTTGTGTGCCAGATGCAACAACAAATGATTATTGTGGTGTTCACACCAATAGTGGTGTTTTAAATCACTGGTTTTATATCTTGACAGAAGGTGCTGCAGATACAAATAATGCGCCAACACCAGATACTTATGATGTTGCAGGAATAGGTATGGTTAAATCTGCAGAGATTGCTTATTTGGCAGAACGTGATTATTTAACTCCAAATGCAACATATTTTGATGCTCGTAACGCAACTATTGCTGTAGCTAGCTCTATATATTGCGCAAACAGTCCAGAAGTTATTTCTGTAACTAATGCTTGGTATGCCGTAAACGTAGGCGAAGAATTTGCAGAAGCAGCAGATGATGTGTCGTTAATGTCTATTACAAACAATACAGAAGTTGGGTGTGACGCAGGTACATTTAGCCCTCAAATTGTAGTTTCTAATGGAGGTACAAATATGTTGGGAGATGTAGACATTTCTTTTTCAGTAAATGGTGCAGCTACTACAACAGTTACTGAAACAGTTAACTTGGGAACTTGTGAGTCTACTACTCTAACTTTAGATATTGGATCTTTAACTCGTGGCGCAAATGTTTTAAACGTAGATGTAACTACAACAAACGATGGTCGTCCAGAAAACAATACAGGAACAGTATTAGTAGTTGTAAACGATGCTGCTGAAGTAGATGTAGTAAATACTTTTGATACTGTTGAAGAGTCTTTAATCTCTTATAATGATGGTGTTATTTCAAGCTTATGGGAAAGAGGAGTAGCTCAAGGAACGCTTTTAAGTGATGCAGTTGCTGGAGGATCTGATGTTTACGGAACTAATTTAGATGGAAACCATCCAGATGGTACTATAGCTTATCTTGTTTCACAATGTTATGATTTATCTTCTGTAGAAAATGCTATATTAAAATTTGATATGGCTTTCGATCTTGAAGAAAATTGGGATATTATGTATATGCAGTATACTACAGATGGTGGTTCAACTTGGCAAACTTTAGGAACAGCATCAGATGCTAATTGGTATAATAACGATAGGCTTCCAGACGGTACAGATTGCTTTAATTGTATTGGTTCTCAGTGGACAGGTGAAGGAGAAGACGCACACTCAGGTGGAGGTTTAAACGCTACAATGCACGAATATAGTTACAGCCTTAGTGCTTTTGATAATGATGGTAGTGCCGAAACTAGTATGGTGTTTAGGTTTGTATTTCAGTCTGACGCTGCTGTAAATGAAGAAGGTGTAATAGTAGATAATTTTGTAGTTGAAGCAGACCAGATTGTACTTGCTACTACAAATAATGAGTTTAAAGGATTGTCTATATATCCTAACCCTACAAATACTATTGTAAATATTTCTGGACAAGATCTTAAAGATGCTAAAGTTTCAGTAATCGATTTAAGCGGAAGAGTAATTTCTAACAATGCGTCTGTATTTAATGGTAATGTATTGCAAGTTAATATGGAGCAGTTAGCTTCTGGTAGTTATTTCTTAGTTATTGAAAATGAAAATTATAGATCTGTTAAGCAGGTTATTAGAAAATAA
- a CDS encoding pirin family protein: protein MKKVHHPSQTRGKADFGWLKANYSFSFASYFNPERVQFGMLRVLNDDTIGPGQGFGTHPHDNMEIVTIPLSGSLAHKDSMNHEEVIHSGEIQVMSAGTGVTHSEYNASQTEATNLLQLWVFPERKNVEPRYDQKAFDFKSRKNELVTVVSPKDADLTDALWLNQQTYFNLGEFDNNQTIDYKLHKKNHGVYIFVIKGSAICDDTALKTKDALGIWETESVSITTTSEAKILVIEVPMN, encoded by the coding sequence ATGAAAAAAGTACATCATCCTTCTCAAACACGTGGAAAAGCTGACTTTGGTTGGCTTAAAGCAAATTACTCTTTTAGCTTTGCAAGTTACTTTAATCCAGAACGTGTGCAGTTTGGTATGTTAAGAGTTTTAAATGATGATACCATAGGTCCTGGACAAGGTTTTGGAACACATCCTCATGACAATATGGAAATTGTGACCATACCACTTTCTGGTTCATTAGCACATAAAGACTCTATGAATCATGAAGAAGTAATTCATTCTGGTGAAATTCAGGTTATGAGTGCTGGTACTGGTGTAACTCATAGTGAGTATAATGCTAGCCAAACAGAAGCTACCAACCTATTACAACTTTGGGTATTTCCCGAACGTAAAAATGTAGAGCCTCGTTACGATCAAAAAGCATTTGATTTTAAAAGTCGTAAGAATGAGTTAGTCACTGTGGTATCTCCAAAAGATGCAGATTTAACTGATGCACTTTGGCTAAACCAACAAACCTATTTTAATTTAGGCGAATTTGACAACAACCAAACCATTGACTACAAACTACATAAAAAAAACCACGGCGTTTATATTTTCGTAATTAAAGGTAGTGCTATATGTGATGACACAGCATTAAAAACCAAGGATGCGTTAGGCATCTGGGAGACAGAAAGCGTGTCTATAACAACAACTTCTGAAGCCAAGATTTTGGTGATAGAGGTTCCTATGAATTAA
- a CDS encoding ABC transporter substrate-binding protein, whose protein sequence is MKNIKYVSVFLSVSISCLFLTACKEQDSENKDHLVFRYNEHANITSLDPAFAKDQRNIWACHQLFNSLVALDDSLNVTPDIAKYWTVSDDALTYTFTLRNDVYFHKDERFGKDSTRTVKAEDVTYSLKRLLDNSIASPGRFVMQNVAQMSTPNDTTVILRLQKPFPAFLGLLSTKYCSVLPKDIVEADTNFRSHPIGTGPFKFKRWEENEKLVFRKNNLFYQKDSLGNQLPYLEAVAITFLPDKQSEFLQFAQGNIDLLNALDPSYKDELLSGNGTLKNAYKNEVNILTEPFLNTEYLGIYLDSETSEISNLNLRKAINFGFDRHAMITYLRNGIGTPAEQGFIPKGLPGFSKQRYYSYQPEKAKAFVEAYKAETGNQNPEITISTNANYLDLVEYIQRELGKTDLKVNVDVMPPSTIRQQRSAGKLDVFRASWIADYPDAENYLSLFYSKNHSPNGPNYTHYKNESFDLLFEKALITSKTEERIKMYSKLDSLVMSQAPIVPLYYDEVVRFTRKNISGMQINALNLLDLRTVRKTIK, encoded by the coding sequence TTGAAAAACATCAAATACGTTTCAGTATTTTTATCAGTATCAATTAGTTGCTTATTTCTTACTGCTTGTAAGGAGCAAGATTCCGAAAATAAAGACCATTTAGTCTTTAGGTATAATGAACATGCAAATATTACATCTTTAGACCCAGCATTTGCAAAAGACCAGCGCAATATTTGGGCTTGCCACCAATTATTTAATAGTTTGGTTGCTTTAGACGATTCTCTAAATGTTACACCAGATATAGCGAAATATTGGACGGTAAGCGATGACGCCCTAACATATACATTTACTTTAAGAAATGATGTTTACTTTCATAAAGATGAAAGGTTTGGCAAAGATTCCACAAGAACTGTAAAAGCAGAAGATGTTACCTATAGTTTAAAACGTTTACTGGATAATAGCATTGCCTCACCAGGACGATTTGTTATGCAAAATGTAGCGCAAATGTCTACTCCAAACGACACAACTGTTATCCTGAGATTACAAAAGCCTTTTCCAGCTTTTTTAGGCTTACTTTCTACAAAGTATTGTTCTGTTTTGCCTAAAGACATTGTTGAAGCCGATACCAATTTTAGATCTCATCCTATTGGCACAGGTCCTTTTAAGTTTAAGCGTTGGGAAGAAAATGAAAAATTAGTATTTAGAAAGAATAATTTATTTTATCAAAAAGATAGCCTAGGTAACCAACTGCCATATTTAGAAGCTGTTGCCATAACGTTTTTACCAGATAAACAGAGTGAGTTTCTTCAGTTTGCACAAGGAAATATAGATTTATTAAACGCTTTAGATCCTTCCTATAAAGATGAATTACTTTCTGGTAACGGAACTCTTAAAAATGCTTATAAAAACGAAGTTAATATACTTACTGAGCCATTTTTAAATACTGAATATCTAGGTATTTATTTAGACTCTGAAACCTCTGAAATTTCAAATTTAAATCTTAGGAAAGCTATTAATTTTGGCTTTGACAGGCACGCCATGATTACTTACTTAAGAAATGGAATTGGAACGCCAGCCGAACAAGGGTTTATCCCAAAAGGATTGCCTGGTTTTTCAAAACAACGTTATTACTCCTACCAACCAGAAAAGGCGAAAGCCTTTGTAGAAGCTTATAAAGCAGAAACCGGAAACCAAAACCCTGAAATAACAATATCTACAAATGCAAATTATTTAGATTTAGTAGAGTATATACAGCGTGAATTAGGTAAAACAGATCTTAAAGTAAATGTAGATGTTATGCCGCCTAGCACTATTAGGCAACAACGCAGTGCAGGAAAATTAGATGTATTTAGAGCCAGTTGGATTGCAGATTATCCCGATGCAGAAAATTACCTTTCTTTATTTTACAGTAAAAACCACTCGCCTAACGGACCTAATTATACGCATTATAAGAATGAAAGTTTTGATCTTTTGTTTGAAAAAGCCCTTATTACCTCTAAGACTGAAGAACGTATTAAAATGTACAGCAAACTTGATTCCCTAGTAATGTCTCAAGCGCCCATTGTACCTTTATATTATGATGAAGTTGTAAGATTTACCCGTAAGAATATTTCTGGTATGCAGATAAATGCACTAAACCTTTTAGATTTAAGAACAGTAAGAAAAACTATTAAATGA
- a CDS encoding GNAT family N-acetyltransferase → MTEGSLEIKDNEFLRQFELDIEGDIAKIEYAQQERKIFLTKLVMSDALREKEMVEPFLKAVFDIIAERNTRIVPSSPEIAKFMKKHKRKYRDLLPIGINI, encoded by the coding sequence ATGACAGAAGGATCACTAGAGATTAAAGACAACGAGTTTTTAAGACAGTTTGAGCTAGATATAGAAGGAGATATCGCTAAAATTGAGTATGCACAACAGGAACGTAAAATTTTCCTAACTAAGCTTGTCATGAGTGACGCTCTTAGAGAAAAAGAAATGGTAGAGCCATTTTTAAAAGCAGTTTTTGATATTATTGCAGAGCGCAATACTCGTATTGTACCTAGTAGTCCAGAGATTGCAAAATTTATGAAGAAACACAAACGAAAATATAGAGATTTATTACCTATTGGTATTAATATCTAA
- a CDS encoding CPBP family glutamic-type intramembrane protease produces the protein MIYSKSYKLVELVLLFILLPLSFLLDYDFKVKAGLVILGFIYILTILFKFTDASFKIKSSLNWSKFFKVTAIKFIVITLITTCYVLYIDSSLLFYVPLNNPKLFVVILGVYTFLSVWPQEIIYRSFFYKRYQDLCSSKIVFMVLNAVIFSLAHVFLKNILVLILTFIGGLLFIYTYTKTKSTTLVSIEHALYGNWLFTVGMGQMLAFPGMEA, from the coding sequence ATGATATATTCAAAATCTTATAAATTAGTTGAGTTAGTCTTATTGTTTATACTACTACCTTTAAGTTTTTTATTAGACTATGATTTTAAAGTTAAAGCTGGTTTAGTCATTCTTGGCTTTATTTATATCCTTACAATTCTATTTAAGTTTACAGATGCTTCATTTAAAATTAAATCTTCATTAAACTGGTCTAAGTTCTTTAAAGTTACGGCCATAAAATTTATTGTGATTACTCTAATTACTACGTGTTATGTCCTTTATATTGATAGTAGCTTATTATTTTATGTGCCATTAAACAACCCTAAACTCTTTGTAGTAATATTAGGCGTTTATACGTTTTTATCGGTTTGGCCTCAGGAAATAATTTACAGAAGCTTTTTTTATAAACGCTATCAGGACTTATGTTCTTCTAAAATTGTGTTTATGGTTTTGAATGCGGTAATATTTAGCTTGGCTCACGTTTTTCTAAAAAATATATTGGTGCTAATCTTAACATTTATAGGTGGCTTATTATTTATTTACACTTATACTAAGACTAAATCTACAACCTTAGTAAGCATTGAGCACGCGTTGTATGGAAACTGGTTGTTTACAGTTGGTATGGGACAAATGTTAGCATTTCCTGGAATGGAAGCATAA